Sequence from the Acidobacteriota bacterium genome:
TTCGGCTTGGGCTTCTCGGCGCTCTCGCGCACCTGGAGGAGGATGTTCTCCACCTCGTCGCGCGTCATCGGCGTCGGCTTGGTCCCCGCACCCACGAACCCGGTGACCTTCGGCGTGTTCTTCACCACGTGCCACGCGTCGTCGGTCATCTGCATCTCGACGAACAGGTAGCCCGGGAAGATCCGCTTCGGGGCTTCGTACTTCCGCCCACCCCGCATCTCGACCACGACTTCGGTGGGCACCAGGATCTCGCCGAACTTGTCCTCCAGGCCGTACGCCTGGAAGCGCTGCTCGAGCGATTCCTTGACCTTCTTCTCGAAGCCCGAGTACGTGTGGACGATGTACCAGCTCAACACGGGAGCCGGCGCGGCGCCATCCTGCGTGGTCTCGCTCATGCCGCGCCTCCGAGGCGCCGGAAGATCCATTCGACCACCTTGTTGAACGCCGCGTCGATGGCGAACAGGTACAGGCCCATGATGAGCGAGAACACGATCACGACCACAGTCGTGGCTTGCACCTCGCGCTGTGTGGGCCATGTGACGCGCCCGACTTCCTCACGCACCTTCGAGAGGAAATCCTTCGCACGTCCCCACCAGCCCAACGGGCCGCTCGTCGTCGCGACGGGCGCATCACTGCCCTCGCGGCGTCCGACCTGCGCGTCCTTGACGTTGTCCACCATCGCGGTCTTCACGGTGCGGTTTCCTTGAGTGCAGACGCCCCGGCGCGCCTCGCGTGACCGCGGTGCGCGCCTCGGGCTCCCGCCGGCGAGAGGTGGCAGGCCAGGAGGGACTCGAACCCCCAACCCCCGGTTTTGGAGACCGGTGCTCTCCCAATTGAGCTACTGGCCTGTACGCACGCCGCCGCCGGCCGGGCCGGCAACTACTTGCTTTC
This genomic interval carries:
- the nusG gene encoding transcription termination/antitermination protein NusG, with product MSETTQDGAAPAPVLSWYIVHTYSGFEKKVKESLEQRFQAYGLEDKFGEILVPTEVVVEMRGGRKYEAPKRIFPGYLFVEMQMTDDAWHVVKNTPKVTGFVGAGTKPTPMTRDEVENILLQVRESAEKPKPKYHFDKGDQVRINEGPFTNFNGTVDEVNTERSTLKVMVTIFGRSTPVELDFLQVEKL
- the secE gene encoding preprotein translocase subunit SecE; the protein is MKTAMVDNVKDAQVGRREGSDAPVATTSGPLGWWGRAKDFLSKVREEVGRVTWPTQREVQATTVVVIVFSLIMGLYLFAIDAAFNKVVEWIFRRLGGAA